The genomic window ATGTGTATGACTGTATGTGTAAACCAAAGGCTATTTTGAGCGTCGCTCGAGCACGTACAATGTTAGCTCCAttcagaaaacaagcattttaagAAGTTGCTTGCTTGTCGTCTCGCGGCCCGACCTCAACAAAGCACACATTGAATCTTTTTATTGCGATTCATGTGAGACAAAACCTGTTTATTTTGGGTTCAATGCGTGGGTAGCGCAATTGACCCAAATAAACGATCCCGATATCAAACTCCCGTGTGTAACCCAATGTGAAAATTTGCTTTTGCATTTGGAGTAAGCACGGCATAGGTTTGGTGTTCAACAAGAGAAAATGGGTGCAAATGGTGTTTTGGTTCACGCGACGTATGAATGAAAAGAATGAAGCTTTTTCTGTTTTGTCATTGTTCCCCAAATAATAACTGTTCATCTCCGTCTAGTGGCTGGACCTGCACCTGAAGGAGAACGTTCCTccgtcgctgctgctgctctccagAGCCATGTACCTGACGGACCTCAAACCAAAACCTCCAGTCATCCCGCCTGTTCCCAAACTCGAGGTTTGACCTTTACAGCCCACTTAAAATCTTAGTTCACTCTAATGTTCAGATTAGAGAAAGCTTAACATTCAAGCTGGTAAACCGCTCGTATGCAGGTCACTGTGGTTTTGGTGCCGTTCAGTGTTGGCTCTCCTTATGGAAAGACCCAGGTGTTTCATAACTCTTTATGTTTCTGGTGCCGTTTCATTGGTAACATGGGCTGCAACTAACGgtcatattcatttattgaTTAAGTGTTTATCAAATCTAAAATCTATCTATGAAGCAAGGAGTCTCTTTCCGTATGTGTGTTTAACACAGtcaatattaatacatatttttaataaacaagcaGCGGCagggcttcagggctctgcagATGGAGTAGAGTGTCAGCCTGTGTCGGACTGCAGTCCACTTTTAAACTAAACTTAGGCCCAAACTCTTCTTCACTTTCCCGGAGTCAACGGCGTCGCCGCGTGCAGCTCCAAACAATACActaatgaaatatttaaaaaagcaaacgaCTACTTTGTCTTACGAACAGTCCGAAACTTAAAGACCATTTATTTGCTACCATTTACTTTTTAAGAAAAGTGGcaaaaagttgaatttcttttggctttttgaaaaagaaatgaaactattaattaatttataaaaaatatcGTAGTTTCTTTTGTTCGACTCATCAGTGCAGCTCTATTATTAACCATGAACCCTTATTCAAGACCTCCATGTGTTAAGACATACTCTTATCGTACAAAACTCTTGAAGTCACATCCACTTATTCTCCCTTCTTTAAATATCCAGTATGGATTAGTAAGCACATGAGACGCATCTTAATTAAATGACTTAATTCAGCCATCGAACAATAACCCAGAGCATGTAGTCTGTTGGATGTGGTATTCTTATCAGATGTGTTGTTTTGCAGAAATCTACTCCCCCTCTAGCGGAGAATACCGGAACAAACACAACCTCAGTGTGCTCGGACATGTTGACGGACCCTGCGCTCATCATCAAAGACAGACCGGTCAGTAAGACGCACATCGGATAAGATCAGCTGGAAATGAGGTCATCGTCTGTAAAAACTAGGGGATGTACTCGTCGTACTGTATCTCACTGTAGTCCAGTCCTGGGATATTGTTTTACATACCAGGCTGTCAATGGCATTATGAAACGGGCGACAAATGGTGTTTTTGAGGAAGGCGTACGAAAAGTCCTCGAGCATGCAGCAGTGACTGGCCGCCCCACAGCAGCATGTGGTTTGCTGCAGCCGAATGCCGGactagccgtggacagacacagatgGCACACTCATCCACTCGCGCATGATCCTCCTCCTGGCGGAGATGATGACAAAACATGAAGGGAAGAATGAACAGTTTCTTAAAGTCACTGAACTTCACAGAATGTGTCCAGTGGCCAAAGTAGTTACTTAAGGTGGGCCGACcttttaaggtggaccagctaTTCTAAGTCGCTCCTCCGAGTTTTGAATACAATGCCTCGTTTGTAGAGCATCGGTTGTACAGAAGAACCTTGAAATTCTGCAGCAACCGGCCATcgtatgaatgttttttttaatgtttgtttatcGGTCTGTAGGTCGAGGAGATGAGAGACATGGCTCCAATTGTGTCGGACAAACCTCTGACTCCAGCCGAAGTCCTTCAGGTGAGCACCCGTTGTGGAATCCTCAGAAACCAGTGTGAGACGTTATGCAACACAGGGTTGACTAATCCACTCAGTGCCTCCTGGCTTTGATCTTTCTTACATGGCATGCTAATCTCTCTGTGGGACGGAGCTACAGTTCTAGAAAGTACTTGACTACATACAGAGACTGGTTGGGAATCACTTCAGTTTAGATGTATAGAAGTAACCACTagaatataacattttaaaaagctacCGACTGAGTTGGAGTTAATTTGTGTGAGGTTTAAAAATAGCCGATAAATATAGACCTGCCACTGTGATGCACACTAGTCACTTAAAGAGACACTACGTCCCTCTCGTTCACGCGCTCGTTTacaccacttttcttttctgttttaagACTGTCGGGGTAGTGTGCTCACATAGCTGCTGTTTAAATGTCGCTACCATTGAACTCCGTTTCCGTCTCCTTAACGCATTCCACACATTCTGAGTGTTGCCGTTGTACTAACCTCTGCGACCTCTTCCACAGGCTAAAGCAGCAACAGCGGTGTCCCAGAAGAGCAAGATGAGTGCCAACGGCGTGTGAATTGGGGCGGGAGACTCTGGACCGGACAGAGGATTGACTCGGCTCTGTGTCCTGAGCGCCATTTCAGTGAACCTcagttattttacttttttaaaaacaccttcTCGTGTCCCTCgggacgagagggatgagggaggggaACCGCTGGCTCATCTAGGAGTCCTGTCCTCTCCGTCGACACCCACGGGAGGGTCTGCTGCCTCTTCTGCTTTGTCTCGAGTCGCTTCGTCTTCGTACCATCAAGCGCTCTGCGTTCACATTCATGTCCCGTCAGCCACGAGCACGCCGGACTGGCAGATGGCAGGTGGTGCGACAACCTTCCGTCCCGGAATCGATGCCTCAAACCCACCCCGGGTCAGCAGTCTGTTTTGATgggagagcccccccccccccccccccccccccccctcccccccccccccagacggtctcctcctcctgtaaaTTTGTAAATACCCTGTATATTTGCGTCTCTGTCTTACATCGCAGCGGCTCTGTACATTTTGCTGTGCAAAGGCAAACACTTATATTTCTGCACTTTTTCTTTGGTTTTTAATCCGGAtaacttttgtcttttttttttttttttcagaaataagTTTCTGAACTTTTTGGTTCAGTAGCTCCACCCCACCCCGTATAGGGTGACATAGCGTAGCTGCTTGCTGCTGCATTTAACAAATGAAGACTGGTATAATATTAAAGAGAGGTCACTCCTAAAACCCAGAAGTGACTCTGGTAAAGTGCAGCGCCACTGTTTAACCACTGAACAGACTATCTGCAAAGAAACAATAATGTGCAGATTTTAtcagcatatacagtatatgtattgAATTTTAATACTACGCATTTAAGAATTCTTTAaactgaaaagagaaaatacttGATGTTGTCCATATgagatatattattaatatggGGGAGCAGCTTTAATCCTCATGCCACAAATGAGatgcatgttttttgtttttgttttttttgttggtattgTGGCTCTTGAAGACATTAATGTAAAACATTAATTCGCCCAGACGTCCTACAGCATTATAAGACCCTGAACGCTGTAATTGGAAAGTTTACCGCATCGTTGTGTACTGCATAAATACacggtggtgtgtgtgtttttctgtgcgtgtgtgtgtgtgtttgacggTGCTTAAGATTTTCCATCCctctttatacattttatattgttgGAGTAACTTTTTCCCTCGTTGCTAGTTTTCCGTAGACCCATCCGAGAAGCGGATGCAATAAGCGAAaggattatttttttgtaaatgaaaaaaaaaaaaaagattgcgaTTGAagatttatatttgattttaCATATGTGCCTAAGCTTGAACGGCGTTTGGATTTGCACTTTTCATCAGATTGGCTATATTGTACCCATTGTCAGTTTTTGATTGATCACACACAGGTGAATGATCAACGCGCCCAGTTAAACCTATCCCTCTTCGTGGacatttctcattttatttcttcCCCATTTTGAGCCAAATCCAAATAATAATTTCCTTGTCACCTGTGTTGATACTGATGAAAAAGCAATCACCGTTTCAATCAGGTCtgcacaaataaattaaataaatcgcAATGGTTGCTTGATATCTGGTTTTGTCTCTGCCACCATAACAATAGAAAGTGGGCAGAGATCTAAAACATTAAtggcatttatttttgtaaacaaaAAGGGTCGGTGCTGTTCAACGGGACCCATCGAGACAGGTGTCACATCGATGACTGTTACCGCCCACTGTCAGATTTCTGCTGTGCCTCCGGGACCCTGAAACTTAAAACAATAAGTTTTAGAGAGAATGCATTCTTCTGAGTCTGCGATTAAATTAATCCACAGATATTCCATCTAGTctgaaaatgacctttcttgcTCTTTtatcataatgtgtgtgtgtgtgtgtgtgttaacacaAAACGCCTGTCTAGAAACGTACTACTTCCACCTCACTGGAAATTCAATGCCATCAGGACGTGACCTCTGTCTTTAAGgatcatttattttagttaaaaaaaatcctgcAATGCTGTCCAGTTACATCTTACCCTGCATTGAATGTATGCATCACTTGACCAGGGCCAATGAGTCAAATTTACACAATTAAAATCATTAAACCCTTTACAGACTGTGTCCTATCTCTCTTTGTTGACACGTTATTTAGATTATCACGAGTAAACTGAACTCCACAAAAAATGAATAAGCTGCTTTGCTAGATTTGCTTAGTTGATGATTTTTAGTCCACACAAAGTAGATGTCTTGTCATGGCCAGCAGGTGGCACCATCTGCACACAAGAATCCATGTCTAAACCGGAAGTCACAGAAGAGCGTCAATACATCTCAATCTATATCGGAAGTAAAAGAATcataacatggaaatactcaCGTGAAGTAACTAATTAATGTAGCCGACTTAGTTACATTCCAGCACTGTCTTGTGTTGAAGGAAACACTGTAATGTTATAGATATGTTTCGTGAAATTTTGGGGTgcttataaaaaaatatataaatgtaaatgtggctAGGGACAACGGTTATAAATAAGCCACAAGTTGTCCCTGGCCACAGTTACAGTTGTATTTTGTGTGCTATTGATTCAATTAACAAAtggaaaatacagaaatattcacctccattgtattTGGGTGGAAGTTGGAACCAGACCTTTTTAGAGCCAGACAGATATGTACAAACCTGGCCAAATTAAACTAAGACTGACACAACTGGAGTTTTCAGGTTTGAAGTGAGATCATTATGTTTGAGTGAAATTACCCTTTAACTCCCATCACCACCTGTGCTACGTTCAATGCCGTGGGATATCAACACGTGTCAATGTCGTAGCTACTTTTACCCCTAAAACTCCAATATGTCCAACTTTGACATAACGCTAAATAATACGAAGTTCATCACTCAAGTATAAGTATAAGCcaattatttaaattacattaaaatgctaattttatatatatattttttaatgcacGTTAACTATTGCGACGAAACGGTTAGTTGTGCATTCACGTCACACTCGCTGTTGGCATGTTTCCTCAAAGCAGAGCTTAAAACAAACCGAATATAGATTCACGTGTGATGTTTGGGAgtaaagaggagggagggggcgtCACAGAGACTTCGGGAGGCACCGTTTCTTAAAGAGAGACGTCGGTGCAGCGGACACTTAAGTTACAAGGTCAGTATTTTTTGTCCACGTTGTTAAGAATATTCCGTTTGTCAGTGAAGGGTTGTCACGTAACTTTTTCCATAGACGGTGTTTTTATAGAAAACTCgattacataaatatatatattaagagcAACACTAAAGAGCCGCCTCCGTGGACTATTTTAAGCCTTGCAGATGACGCTGTGTTGCTTCATGTCTAACTAATGGGCTACAAACTAACAGGTGGACAAAGCGGTGGTGCCAAATGATACAATGTTTCCCGTGACCATCAAAATGAAATGCAATATACGGTGCCGGTAGTCAACCGGTAAACAACCGTTATCTCCTCTAAACATGCAAATGTTGACTTGCTGGTCTTTGGAAAATATTCGTTTTGTTTATACTACAGTGATGCATCAGTGACACATACTGAAAGAACTTTCTCGAACCTCTACTAAAAACCATGAATGCATCTTCTCTTGTACTTTTCCATATGGTGTGTTCATCTATTATATTTCAATGTAGATAATATGCTGTGTGCTCAACAGAAAGACTTCTGAAAACTTAACTTTTCTTCTTATATCTGTTGTTCTCTTTATGTTCTTTTCCCCGGATCCTCTCTGCGGTGCAAAAGATGAAGCTGACTGTAACAGATCTGATGTGTCTGTCCCTTCTTTTGGTTCACACTCATGTTTCGTTGGCCACGAAAAAAGGAGGGTTCGGTGGGAAAATAAGTCTCTTTAAGAAGACCCCCAAGAAGACAGATAATCTGGACCAAAGGTCCAAGGGCGGAACCCAAAAACAACCTGAACAGTTCAACCCTCAGCAACCAGACCGACCAGGGAGTTACCCTAATCAAGGAGGTTACCCTAATCAGGGAGGTTACCCCAATCAGGGAAGTCACCCTCAGCAACCAGGCCAACCAGGAGGTTACCCTAATCAAGGAGGTTACCCTAATCAGGGAGGTTACCCCAATCAGGGAAGTCACCCTCAGCAACCAGGCCAACCAGGGGGGTACCCTAATCAAGGAGGTTACCCTAATCAAGGAAGCTACCCTAATCATGGAGGTTACCCCAATCAGGGAAGTCACCCTCAGCAACCAGGCCAACCAGGGGGGTACCCTAATCAAGGAGGTTACCCTAATCAAGGAGGTAACCCTAATCAGGGAGGTTACCCCAATCAGGGAAGTCACCCTCAGCAACCAGGCCAACCAGGGGGTTACCCTAATCAAGCGGGTTACCCTAATCAGGGAGGTTACCCTAATCAAGGAAGCTACCCTAATCATGGAAGCTACCCTAATCAAGGAGTCAGACCAGGATTCCCAGCTGGAGGTTACCCAGCACAGGGCTCCCCATACGGAGGAGGTTATGGTGGGCATGGCGGATATGGAGGTTATCCAGGTGGCTACATCAACTACAACCCGAACAACAGAGTCCTGAGCCCTTACTACGGGGGCAGCTTTGGCTATGGGGGCCACGGTGCTCGGGGCGGCTCTCCCTTTTCCCATTCGGTTCAGGCAATGGGCATGCAACCCTCCGACAAATCCAGAGGGTTTGGACGCAGCGGTACGGCAGAGACTACAGGTACAGTCAACCCCCTGTAACCTACGACAGCTACATGGACGCCTGCATGAAGAGGACCGACGTTCTGCCGGCAGAGAATCGAAAACCGAACAACAACCTGACTGCTACTACAACGACTGCGACCACAACTACAATTACAACCACTACTTCTGTAACTAACACAactgcttctgctgctccagGCGCTGACCTCAGCAAGAACACAACAAAGACCAACGGTACTGCAGCAGAAAACTCCTCGACCTCCGCACCTTCAACTCCGCGCCCTCTAAATGAGTCTGAAGCCAACCCGGTGCCTCCAGCTTCACGGGTTCTCAGACAAACTGCTACTGGTGACGACGACAATGATGACGATACAGTCACCATCGTGGAGATCGGCTACCCGGCTCTGATCGAGCAGATGAAGGCCAGGAGGTGTGTGGGGCTGTACATGGTCTACTCTGAAAAGTACCTGAAGAAAACGACGGAGCCCAGCCCCACCGATGGAGTGCAGGGACTGGAGATTGGTTTGGGAGGCCTATTAGCTGCGGTCACCAGTTCTACACTGATGCTACTGAATAGCAACATAATGCTGCTGCACTGAGTCCTTCACCTAGAGTTA from Cyclopterus lumpus isolate fCycLum1 chromosome 9, fCycLum1.pri, whole genome shotgun sequence includes these protein-coding regions:
- the prnpb gene encoding LOW QUALITY PROTEIN: prion protein b (The sequence of the model RefSeq protein was modified relative to this genomic sequence to represent the inferred CDS: inserted 1 base in 1 codon): MKLTVTDLMCLSLLLVHTHVSLATKKGGFGGKISLFKKTPKKTDNLDQRSKGGTQKQPEQFNPQQPDRPGSYPNQGGYPNQGGYPNQGSHPQQPGQPGGYPNQGGYPNQGGYPNQGSHPQQPGQPGGYPNQGGYPNQGSYPNHGGYPNQGSHPQQPGQPGGYPNQGGYPNQGGNPNQGGYPNQGSHPQQPGQPGGYPNQAGYPNQGGYPNQGSYPNHGSYPNQGVRPGFPAGGYPAQGSPYGGGYGGHGGYGGYPGGYINYNPNNRVLSPYYGGSFGYGGHGARGGSPFSHSVQAMGMQPSDKSRGFGRSXYGRDYRYSQPPVTYDSYMDACMKRTDVLPAENRKPNNNLTATTTTATTTTITTTTSVTNTTASAAPGADLSKNTTKTNGTAAENSSTSAPSTPRPLNESEANPVPPASRVLRQTATGDDDNDDDTVTIVEIGYPALIEQMKARRCVGLYMVYSEKYLKKTTEPSPTDGVQGLEIGLGGLLAAVTSSTLMLLNSNIMLLH